From the Streptomyces pluripotens genome, one window contains:
- a CDS encoding SsgA family sporulation/cell division regulator has product MQHTVVERELELKLILSPERSIPVPARLSYRSDDPYAVHITFHINSEYPVNWTFARDLLVEGVFRPCGHGDVRAWPTKVGGRSVVLMALSSPDGDALLEAPTPQVSAWLERTLRAVPPGSEGGQLGIDDALDQLLAQ; this is encoded by the coding sequence ATGCAACACACCGTCGTGGAGCGGGAACTAGAGTTGAAGCTCATCCTGTCGCCGGAGCGGAGCATCCCGGTCCCGGCCCGGCTCAGCTACCGGTCCGACGATCCGTACGCCGTCCACATCACCTTCCACATCAACTCCGAGTACCCCGTCAACTGGACATTCGCCCGAGACCTGTTGGTGGAGGGCGTGTTCCGGCCCTGCGGACACGGGGACGTGCGGGCGTGGCCCACGAAGGTCGGTGGGCGCAGCGTGGTGCTGATGGCGCTGAGCTCACCGGACGGGGACGCCCTGTTGGAGGCGCCCACCCCGCAGGTGTCGGCCTGGCTGGAGCGGACGCTGCGCGCGGTGCCACCGGGGTCGGAGGGCGGCCAGTTGGGCATCGACGACGCGCTCGACCAACTGCTGGCCCAATGA
- a CDS encoding RDD family protein, with translation MSAPTPAPGDDRPREGYYPDPSIPGYVRYWNGASWVPGTSRPAPKDGEPLTPPLGVRPAAPAVEETGPHFFDEDPQPRSAAGGNAGATPWGADPRVPASAQPAGHADRIGGMAAVPPAEGDARDADGTFILRRPVPGPAAITDDGTPAFRPAPGPDGREGLGAQVDRAADLGTGPAGTAFDGQGAGGQRSGPGAGGGSGFGVPGSGRGAGFAAQGSGAAAPASSATPASSSAAASSSAFPSGSPSAASSAPAVGPGFSAGKAAAARAAAPAPQVAQPTRRQPPQGRRTASAAPPAAGPSVPQQAGPAQTGAPGTPLTSGSGGGQASWAQQVHQLAGGADEPPVAPWKPPVEDPFQAAARRQAEARPAGLGKRFTARLIDSLAVGAMTAAAAVPLGARAVDHVQQKIDTARASGRTVTVWLLDGTTGTSIGIVLAVLLLSGALYEVLPTVKWGRTLGKKLCGLQVRDIEAHEPPTFGPALRRWLVYSVPGLLGIGIVGVLWCLFDRPWHQCWHDKAAHTFVAD, from the coding sequence ATGAGCGCCCCAACCCCGGCCCCAGGTGACGACAGGCCCCGCGAGGGCTACTACCCGGACCCGTCCATCCCCGGTTACGTCCGCTACTGGAACGGCGCCTCCTGGGTGCCCGGCACCAGCCGCCCGGCGCCGAAGGACGGCGAACCGCTCACTCCACCGCTCGGCGTCCGCCCGGCGGCCCCGGCCGTGGAGGAGACCGGCCCGCACTTCTTCGACGAGGATCCGCAGCCGCGCTCCGCCGCCGGGGGAAACGCCGGCGCAACCCCCTGGGGAGCCGATCCGCGCGTTCCCGCTTCAGCCCAGCCGGCCGGCCACGCCGACCGCATCGGCGGCATGGCGGCGGTCCCGCCCGCGGAAGGCGACGCCCGCGATGCCGATGGCACGTTCATCTTGCGTCGTCCGGTGCCGGGCCCCGCGGCCATCACGGACGACGGCACCCCGGCGTTCCGCCCGGCGCCGGGACCGGACGGCCGGGAAGGCCTGGGGGCGCAGGTCGACCGTGCCGCAGACCTGGGTACCGGACCCGCGGGCACGGCCTTCGACGGGCAAGGAGCCGGCGGGCAGAGGTCCGGCCCGGGGGCCGGGGGCGGCTCGGGGTTCGGCGTGCCCGGCTCCGGCCGGGGGGCCGGTTTCGCCGCGCAGGGCTCGGGCGCCGCCGCCCCGGCGTCCTCCGCCACGCCCGCATCGTCCTCCGCTGCCGCGTCTTCTTCCGCCTTCCCGTCCGGCTCTCCTTCCGCCGCGTCCTCCGCCCCGGCCGTGGGCCCCGGTTTCAGCGCCGGAAAGGCTGCCGCTGCGCGTGCCGCCGCACCGGCCCCCCAGGTAGCCCAGCCCACCCGTAGACAGCCGCCCCAAGGCCGCCGGACGGCCTCGGCCGCCCCGCCGGCCGCAGGTCCCTCGGTGCCGCAGCAGGCCGGTCCGGCGCAGACCGGTGCCCCTGGTACTCCGCTGACCAGTGGCTCCGGCGGCGGTCAGGCCTCCTGGGCGCAGCAGGTGCACCAACTGGCCGGAGGAGCGGACGAGCCGCCTGTGGCACCGTGGAAGCCGCCGGTGGAGGACCCGTTCCAGGCCGCCGCGCGTCGCCAGGCCGAGGCCCGGCCCGCGGGACTCGGCAAGCGGTTCACCGCGCGGCTGATCGACAGCCTGGCCGTGGGCGCCATGACGGCGGCCGCGGCCGTGCCCCTGGGCGCGCGGGCCGTTGACCACGTTCAGCAGAAGATCGACACGGCCAGGGCGTCCGGCCGTACCGTCACCGTCTGGTTGCTCGACGGCACGACCGGAACCAGCATCGGGATCGTCCTCGCCGTCCTCTTGCTCTCCGGCGCGCTGTACGAGGTGCTGCCCACCGTCAAGTGGGGCCGCACCCTCGGCAAGAAACTGTGCGGACTTCAGGTACGGGACATCGAGGCGCACGAGCCTCCGACCTTCGGCCCGGCTCTGCGCCGCTGGTTGGTCTACAGCGTCCCCGGGTTGCTCGGAATCGGGATCGTGGGCGTGCTGTGGTGCCTGTTCGACCGCCCCTGGCACCAGTGCTGGCACGACAAGGCGGCCCACACGTTCGTCGCGGACTGA
- a CDS encoding FAD-binding oxidoreductase, producing the protein MIMSRIEAPRDEAVTNLTDRLLAGLPTEAVLTDPGITASYAHDMASFCPAGAPAVVVLPRTVEQVQHVMRTATELRVPVVPQGARSGLSGGANAADGCIVLSLTKMDRILEISPVDRIAVVEPGVINAALSRAVEEHGLYYPPDPSSWEMCTIGGNIGTASGGLCCVKYGVTAEYVLGLDVVLADGRLLTTGRRTAKGVAGYDLTRLFVGSEGSLGIVVRAVLALKPKPPRQLVLAAEFASAADACDAVCRIMAEGHLPSLLELMDRTTVKAVNDLARMGLPETTEALLLAAFDTLDPAADLAAVGALCEAAGATQVVPAEDAAESELLLQARRLALPALEAVTGTTMIDDVCVPRSRLGAMIEGTERIAEEYGLTIGLCAHAGDGNTHPVVCFDAGDPDESRRARESFDEIMALGLELGGTITGEHGVGVLKKEWLARELGPVGLEMQRAVKQAFDPLGILNPGKLF; encoded by the coding sequence ACGAACCTCACCGACCGGCTCCTGGCCGGCCTGCCCACCGAGGCCGTTCTGACCGACCCCGGCATCACGGCCTCCTACGCCCACGACATGGCGAGCTTCTGCCCGGCGGGCGCGCCGGCCGTCGTCGTGCTGCCGCGCACCGTGGAACAGGTGCAGCACGTGATGCGCACCGCAACCGAGCTGCGCGTGCCCGTGGTCCCGCAGGGCGCCCGCAGCGGACTGTCCGGCGGCGCCAACGCCGCCGACGGCTGCATCGTGCTGTCCCTCACCAAGATGGACCGCATCCTGGAGATCAGCCCCGTTGACCGGATCGCCGTGGTCGAACCCGGGGTGATCAACGCGGCCCTCTCCCGTGCCGTCGAAGAACACGGCCTGTACTACCCGCCGGACCCCTCCAGCTGGGAGATGTGCACGATCGGCGGCAACATCGGAACGGCCTCCGGCGGCCTGTGCTGTGTCAAGTACGGCGTGACCGCCGAGTACGTCCTCGGTCTGGACGTGGTCCTCGCCGACGGCCGTCTCCTGACCACCGGCCGCCGCACGGCCAAGGGCGTCGCGGGCTACGACCTCACCCGGCTGTTCGTCGGCTCCGAGGGCTCCCTCGGCATCGTCGTCCGAGCCGTCCTGGCGCTCAAACCCAAGCCGCCGAGGCAGCTGGTGCTGGCCGCCGAGTTCGCCTCCGCCGCCGACGCCTGTGACGCCGTGTGCCGGATCATGGCGGAAGGCCACCTGCCATCCCTCCTCGAACTGATGGACCGTACGACCGTCAAGGCCGTCAACGACCTCGCCCGTATGGGGCTCCCCGAGACCACGGAGGCGCTGCTGCTCGCCGCGTTCGACACCCTGGACCCGGCCGCCGACCTCGCCGCCGTCGGTGCCCTGTGCGAGGCGGCGGGCGCCACCCAGGTCGTCCCGGCTGAGGACGCGGCCGAGTCCGAGCTGCTGCTCCAGGCCCGGCGGCTCGCGCTGCCCGCGCTGGAGGCGGTCACGGGCACGACGATGATCGACGACGTGTGTGTGCCGCGCTCCCGGCTCGGAGCGATGATCGAGGGAACCGAGCGGATCGCCGAGGAGTACGGCCTGACCATCGGGCTGTGTGCGCACGCCGGTGACGGCAACACCCACCCCGTCGTCTGTTTCGACGCCGGTGACCCCGATGAGTCCCGGCGGGCCCGCGAGTCCTTCGACGAGATCATGGCCCTCGGCCTGGAGCTGGGCGGCACCATCACCGGCGAACACGGCGTCGGCGTCCTGAAGAAGGAGTGGCTGGCCCGGGAACTCGGCCCGGTCGGGCTGGAGATGCAGCGGGCGGTGAAACAGGCCTTCGACCCGCTGGGCATCCTCAACCCCGGCAAGCTCTTCTGA